The window CTTTCTTCCGAGCCGCGGCCCCCACCATTTGAGATGGAATCCCTCTCGAAGGATTCTTTTCAATTTATAGCGCCGCGTCAAATAATTATTCGTTGAATCGATATTCCCCACGAAGGCGACGTCGGCCCCGTAGAACCGGAGGTCCATGTCGGTTATCGGGCCGGCCTCAAAGAAGGCCGGCTCAAACCCCTGTGAGAGCCAGGCAACCTGTTTTGCCCCTTTCTCTTTCCATTCCGGGATCATTCCTTCCGCCATCGTAAAACAAAAATCGACCGATCGGATCAGAGGAAGCAACCAATCGGGGATATCAGGATCGGGATGCCACAGGATGGTGTAAATTCCCTTCTCCTTAAGCGCCTCGTTCCACTCCGGCTTGAAGCCGGTCCCCTTCATAATCAACATATATGTCGGCCTGGACTCCTCCACCCTTTTCATCAACATCTCTTCCGTCGCTCCCGCTTGGAGCGGATCGAAGGTGGAGACGCGATGGCCGATCTTCTCCGCCGCATGGACCAGATAATGAGCGGTATTCCAGGGTTTTCCAAAACTTCCGACGATTAAAATAGGGTCCATCTTTACCGGGTTCGCTTTTCTTCCGGGTCGCCAGTTACTTTACTTCCACAAGCCTGCTTTCCACCCGATGGGCGGGAGAATGATTGGGAGCGCCCTGTCCGATCCGATTCCAGACGGCCATTGCGAGCGCCAACATTGCCCATAAGGGAAGGGCTAAGTTTCCGACATTATTCCTGTCAGCCAAAGCATGGATAAAGTATTCACCGATCATCCCGCTGAAAATGACGACAAGAATTTCTCGATCGGAACCGACTGCCGTTGATAGGATCATCTTATAAATCAAAATCAACGTCCGGATAAAAATCCAAAAGTATAAAACCATCCCAATAATCCCGTTTTGGATCAGGAGCGCGAAAAAAAGGTTGTGCTCATGAGTCACCTTCATCGCCTCTTCGGGTTGACCTGTCCGCCCATCTTCATATACTTTTTCGAAAATGTTCAGACCATATCCGTAGCCCAAGAGAGGGCGCTCTTTGAATTCTTGAAAGGCCACCTCCCAGATCGGGGTTCTGTTGCTGATCGTGTTGATTTGTGTCTCAAGCAGAGCGAATCTTTGAGCGACCGAGTCCGGACCAAACGAAAAAAGGATAAATAAAAAGAGAATCATAGCAGCGGTCATCACCTTCTTCCAATTTTGATGCATCCCCCAAATCAAGAACGCAAAAACCGCTCCCGCCCAGGTCGCTCTCGACAGGGTCATGAAGATCGCAAAGAGTCCCAGTAGAATCAGAAGTATCGCGATTCCCTTCCAAATCGGCCTCTTTACCGCTGAAAAAGCCAAAAGCAGGAAAGGGAAAGATCCTCCCAAGATTTTTCCCATGGTATTATGATTCCTGTTTTCAAAAGCGATGATGCCGCCTGCGATATTATACTGGCCGATCTCATAATTGTAGAAGCCGACTCCGATGGTTACAACGAAAGAAACGGCAAAGGTCACTGCCAAACGCTTCACTTTCTCTTTCGTCTGGAAGTTATTTAACACAACAAGGTAGAGAACGATCGCCTTGAGATATGAGCCGCGGATACCGGCCAGCGTTTCGATGCGATCTATTGAATAAAAAACCGAGGCGACCACCACAATCGTATAAAGCAGAATCGGCCGGTCGATCGGAGTTCGGACCAATGAAGAATCTTTCCGAAGGACCATCTTCAGAATCCATAAACCGAAAGGGAGATAAAGCGCCATCCATTTAATTAGGGAGATCGCATCATTGGAGATAATAAATTCCTTGACGGGAAACAAAAAAATGAAGAGGAGAATCCCCCCCTCGATCGAGCGGTCGATCCACGGAATCCACCTGTCCTTCATTGAAATCGCCAAATCGTTCATCTTACTTTCAGCGGTCGCACTCCAAGAATGGATCGAATTAAACATGAAGTAAACTCGTAAAGTTGATAGAGCATTTCGTACCGGCCGACATCCAAGGCCGCGATGAATATAAAACTGAGCTTTATTGTCGCGTCATTGGCGGTTTTCAGCCCGGGCAATGTGTGCGCAGAATCGCGCACCAACGATCAAGCTCGCTGACGACCATGGAGCGCAGCGGATCAGCGGATAGGTCGCCCGGTGCAGCGCCTTGTCATGCGTTGGAATCCGTTGACATCCTGTTCCTCTCTATGAGGGTCTGAGAAACAAAGACGGGATTTGTCCGTCGCAGATGAGGCGCCCTAGTAGGCCATTCGTTCACTTGTTCGTAGATTCCAAATAGAAAATACCGCTGAGACTCAAGAAACTCTTTTAGTGATTCAAGCGGCACATGTCGCCTATTGCTAGGATTCATACCGGCCTCCACTTGTACAAAGTCTATTTTCTGTTCGGCCAGCATGTTCACGGCACCCTTCAGAACGTCGAGATCCCCCCCCTCTGTGTCTATTTTAAGGAAATTGATGCGATCAATTCCATTCGTGTGACAGAATCCGTCCACCGTGACGATATCTACGGATTCAGTCGGCACATTATTGTTCGCTGGCGACTCCTTTGACGGATCTAACAGAAAGAACATCTTATTAGAGCTGCCTTGGAGAACCATTCTCCCCGTGCTCTTTGAAGAACCGAAAGCCAGTCGGTAACAATCAACACGCTCATTACTTTGTAGCTTATCCTGAAGTCGACGGAATGTGTCGCTTACCGGCTCAAAGCAATAAATGTGAGCATTCGGGAACTTGACCAAATAGAGCCTTGAGGACTGACCCACATTAGCGCCTATGTCAAAAACAATGTCGGTGCGATACGTCGGCAGGGAGTTCGCAATGTCTTGAGCGAAATCAATACCGCGCGGTAATGAACGATATATGCGGGTGCCGGTCAGCTGCTCTATCAGCTTCCTTAGACTCATGGTTTTCTCCGGTCATCGCTTCGATGCGATCTGCACTTCTAAAAGTGCCTCCATCAGATCGAGGAGAGCGCCCCCCTTTTTACCCTGCTTCGCCCTTTGCGACGGTGAGCCTCTTCCAAAATCTTTTTTGCCAGCGCCCGTTTTTCAGCGCGCGGCATCTTCTCACCCCTTAGATAATTCGCGAAGAATCGAACCTGGTCGAACGATTCCGTCCGCCCGAGGAAGGCGCTGAGCAACGCCGCCATATCCCGAACTCGGTGGCTTGGCTGGATTTTCGAGACTCGGAAGAGCGACTCCAGATCGGTGAAATAGACGTCGTACCCGCCGTGCTTCTCTTGCTTAATCAAAAGGTTGCTCGGCTTCAAATCCCCATGGACGAAACCCGATTGATGGAGGTAGGCCACCCGGCTGGCGACAAGGAAAGATAGCGGCTTTTTTTCAGCCGAGGGAACGCCTCGGTCCCAATGTTTTTGAAGAGGAAGCGCGTCTTCCAAATACTCCGTCAATGAGAGCGCTTCCTGAAGCCCTCCCCATTTTCTCTTCTCCAACATGGCCACCGGAGTCGGGGTTTGAAGTCCGATCCGAATCAGGTCCCAAGCGGCGTTCCATGATTTTTCAGCGCGGGAACTCATGACATAGTTATTCAGCCACTTTTTAAGCCGGATCTTCCTTGTATAAATATCCAACTTCATAAAGAGAGGACGCGCGCCCCCATACAGCTCCGGAGCGACGATCCCATAAATGCGATCCTCCCGTTCTTTGAATATTGAAACCCGCCGCATCCTCAGCATCTCATCTAATTGTGGAAGCATCCTCCGGAAACCGGGACGGTCGTCATCTTGATGGATCAAGCCGGTCCACTTTGAATCGGAATAGCCCCGAACGGGAATGTCCGCGTCGATCATCTCCCCTCTGCCGAAATCATTTCTTCATAAAGCGCTTCCCACCGGTCCAGGATTCGGCCCGGCGGGTATTCCTCCGCCGTCTTCCGGGCCGCCTCTCGCAGCAATTCCGGATGAGGATGCATGATTAATTTTTGAATCCGCTCGGCAATCTCTTTTGAATCGGTCGGAGAGTCAAGGAGATCTCCGTTGACCCCGCAACGAATCAGCTCCGCCCCCCCGCAATGCCGGTGCGTGATCACCGGAAGAGCGCTCGCCAACGCCTCCAGATGCACCTGGCCGAAAGGCTCGTAGAGCGTCGGGAAGACGAAAAGATCGGCCGCCGCATAATAACACGCGGCATCGGGAACCGGCCCGAAAAAACGGACGCGACCCTCCAGCCCCAAATCCCGCGCCTGCCGCTGATATCGCGTGATACTCCCTTTCCCGACCACCCACAATTTCACCGGAAGCGAGCCGAGGCGTGCGATCGCTTCAATGAGCGGGCCCAAACCCTTTCGCTCAAACCCCGAACCGACGAAGAGGATCACCTTTTCCTGATCTTTGATCTCCTCTTCAGCGCGCAACGCCTCCCCGATCCCCGTCCGGTGGTCTGGATGAAATCGCACCAGATCGACCGGGTTGTAGATCACGGCGATCTTTTCCGGAGAAACCTGATAATGCCGGATGATCTCGCTTCGGACTGCGTTTGAGATTGCAACAATTTTGGCCGACCGTTGCATCAATCTTTTTTCAATCCAGAGCATCAACCGATGGAAAGGGTTGATCGCGATGGAGAAACGCTTAAGAAGAGAGGCCCCTGCTCTTCGCCGGAGCAGCCACTCGCGATGACATCCGTCGCCGGCCCGGTAGAGGTCCTGATATAGAGTCCGCTCATGGCTCTGCACCAGATCAAAACGATTCCGACGGCAGACGCGATACGCCCCGACAGCGAATGTCAACGCCGCGAAAAAAGCGCCGAGCCGAACCGTCGGGACCGGATGGAACGTCACCTTCGGGTCCCTCTCCCCGATCCAGTCGGCCGCAATCAGATGGACTTGGTGCCCCCGCCCCACGAGGCGATGAATAAAATCTCTCGTGAAACGCTCCGCTCCCCCATGCGCCACATAACGTTTTCGGATAATCGCAATTTTCATCGTTGGGCCTTGCTCTAGGGGCGTATTGCAATACGCCCCTATTTCCTTTTATGCCTTCGGATAGAAGCTTCAAGCAGTTCCCGAACGAATCGCTTTTTATGGGGACGGAGATCGGGATTCTCATTCAAGTAAGCGCGGAGGAACCAGAGTCGGTCTTTAAGAGAAATCGCTTCAAAGCGGATATCGTTCAGGTCTCTTAAGTCGTGGAGGCGCCGTGAATTTGGAAGCGACCGGAAGGAGCGTGCCCCTTCATTGTCGAGAAAATAGAGATCAAAAAGGCCGTTCCCGGAAGAGGCGGTAATCCAGAGATTACCCAAATTGAGGTCTCCGTGGTAAATCCCCTTGGCATGTAAAGAACCGATCACCCGGCCGAGCCGGTAAAAGAAATTTACTCTTGAAATTGATAATTTCAGAAGAGAGTCTTTAAAAGACTCTTTAAGAAAAGAGCGAAGCGAAACCGCCTCAACCGCTTCCGTCACAAAAAAAGACTTCTGAACAAAACCGAAGGTCCGCTTTTCTCCGACCAAGATCACCGGAGGGGTCTTGAAACCTTCCTGGAGAAGCATCCCCGCGTTTTCCCAGGCAAGTCGGCCCTTAGTTTTCAGAAAGGGGGCCTTCACCACATGCCGCCAGTGTTTGTAGAGAAAAAATTTGACGAATAATTCCTTCTCCTCCCAGCGGAGCCTGAAAACAGCGGTCAACCGACCTGTCTGAATTTTTACCGCATCAGCATCCTTCAGCAACGCTTCCGGACCGATTCGGTGGAGCAACTCCTCCCGGTGATAATCTTCGCGGATCCAGAGATGCGTCCCGTCGAGATCCCGTTCGATATAGCCTGGATAAACTTGCATGAAAGATTGAATCGACTGACCTTGGCTTCTAAAAGTCAAAGAGCAGAAAGGCTCACCCCACGGAACGAATGACCCCTCAATATAGCAGCAGATGGATGAGAGATCAAGCAAAAATGGGGAAAGATCTGGAGCAAAAACGGCTACTTTCGAGAAAAGATCGTCCCTATGCTTTGAAACTCGACACGTACTACTTAGGATAGTTTTATCGCTTCATCAATGAGCATCACCGGAATCTCCTCCCGGATCGGATAGAGAAGCTTGCACTTCGGACAGAT of the Candidatus Manganitrophus noduliformans genome contains:
- a CDS encoding CgeB family protein, with the translated sequence MDPILIVGSFGKPWNTAHYLVHAAEKIGHRVSTFDPLQAGATEEMLMKRVEESRPTYMLIMKGTGFKPEWNEALKEKGIYTILWHPDPDIPDWLLPLIRSVDFCFTMAEGMIPEWKEKGAKQVAWLSQGFEPAFFEAGPITDMDLRFYGADVAFVGNIDSTNNYLTRRYKLKRILREGFHLKWWGPRLGRKLINLPILLSSIGRAYGGRFIYGPEFAKVALCSKVFLAFDRETEIRLSMSARMYTAVGCGAFYMCEAMDGIESVLTPGKEIVTFKGEEEMIDKIRYYLPRESEREQIARAGQGRVQREHTYQRRLEQMFRTVKGAPHA
- a CDS encoding Trm112 family protein, whose protein sequence is MGINKELLEILACPKCKGDVQLNDKGDGLICPKCKLLYPIREEIPVMLIDEAIKLS
- a CDS encoding lipopolysaccharide kinase InaA family protein, which gives rise to MIDADIPVRGYSDSKWTGLIHQDDDRPGFRRMLPQLDEMLRMRRVSIFKEREDRIYGIVAPELYGGARPLFMKLDIYTRKIRLKKWLNNYVMSSRAEKSWNAAWDLIRIGLQTPTPVAMLEKRKWGGLQEALSLTEYLEDALPLQKHWDRGVPSAEKKPLSFLVASRVAYLHQSGFVHGDLKPSNLLIKQEKHGGYDVYFTDLESLFRVSKIQPSHRVRDMAALLSAFLGRTESFDQVRFFANYLRGEKMPRAEKRALAKKILEEAHRRKGRSRVKRGALSSI
- a CDS encoding O-antigen ligase family protein yields the protein MKDRWIPWIDRSIEGGILLFIFLFPVKEFIISNDAISLIKWMALYLPFGLWILKMVLRKDSSLVRTPIDRPILLYTIVVVASVFYSIDRIETLAGIRGSYLKAIVLYLVVLNNFQTKEKVKRLAVTFAVSFVVTIGVGFYNYEIGQYNIAGGIIAFENRNHNTMGKILGGSFPFLLLAFSAVKRPIWKGIAILLILLGLFAIFMTLSRATWAGAVFAFLIWGMHQNWKKVMTAAMILFLFILFSFGPDSVAQRFALLETQINTISNRTPIWEVAFQEFKERPLLGYGYGLNIFEKVYEDGRTGQPEEAMKVTHEHNLFFALLIQNGIIGMVLYFWIFIRTLILIYKMILSTAVGSDREILVVIFSGMIGEYFIHALADRNNVGNLALPLWAMLALAMAVWNRIGQGAPNHSPAHRVESRLVEVK
- a CDS encoding lipopolysaccharide kinase InaA family protein, whose protein sequence is MQVYPGYIERDLDGTHLWIREDYHREELLHRIGPEALLKDADAVKIQTGRLTAVFRLRWEEKELFVKFFLYKHWRHVVKAPFLKTKGRLAWENAGMLLQEGFKTPPVILVGEKRTFGFVQKSFFVTEAVEAVSLRSFLKESFKDSLLKLSISRVNFFYRLGRVIGSLHAKGIYHGDLNLGNLWITASSGNGLFDLYFLDNEGARSFRSLPNSRRLHDLRDLNDIRFEAISLKDRLWFLRAYLNENPDLRPHKKRFVRELLEASIRRHKRK
- a CDS encoding FkbM family methyltransferase — protein: MSLRKLIEQLTGTRIYRSLPRGIDFAQDIANSLPTYRTDIVFDIGANVGQSSRLYLVKFPNAHIYCFEPVSDTFRRLQDKLQSNERVDCYRLAFGSSKSTGRMVLQGSSNKMFFLLDPSKESPANNNVPTESVDIVTVDGFCHTNGIDRINFLKIDTEGGDLDVLKGAVNMLAEQKIDFVQVEAGMNPSNRRHVPLESLKEFLESQRYFLFGIYEQVNEWPTRAPHLRRTNPVFVSQTLIERNRMSTDSNA
- a CDS encoding glycosyltransferase family 4 protein; the encoded protein is MKIAIIRKRYVAHGGAERFTRDFIHRLVGRGHQVHLIAADWIGERDPKVTFHPVPTVRLGAFFAALTFAVGAYRVCRRNRFDLVQSHERTLYQDLYRAGDGCHREWLLRRRAGASLLKRFSIAINPFHRLMLWIEKRLMQRSAKIVAISNAVRSEIIRHYQVSPEKIAVIYNPVDLVRFHPDHRTGIGEALRAEEEIKDQEKVILFVGSGFERKGLGPLIEAIARLGSLPVKLWVVGKGSITRYQRQARDLGLEGRVRFFGPVPDAACYYAAADLFVFPTLYEPFGQVHLEALASALPVITHRHCGGAELIRCGVNGDLLDSPTDSKEIAERIQKLIMHPHPELLREAARKTAEEYPPGRILDRWEALYEEMISAEGR